From the Thermoanaerobaculia bacterium genome, one window contains:
- a CDS encoding MFS transporter, with protein MSYAGATVFCAFGLGYRYSMWLRRPPTRLFWFRGWRLFLDPRRLPRNAARLVSLFWNNILAQTFIRRRSRVRWAAHWLIFWGCILAAAVTFPLSFGWIRFETPRDSQSVYQAYVFGIHVFSFPLASIVAPLVFNVLDISAFLVLGGIFFALWRRGRDRGAFAVQQFANDLLPLLLLFAVSATGLFLTASTHFMNGFHYVFLSQIHAVTVIFTLLYLPFGKFFHIFQRPAQLGVAYYKKIGAEEAAARCAVCGEAFASVMHREDLKTVESALGIRYALESGGHYQDVCPSCRRKTLAVVQDGLWRAGTREV; from the coding sequence TACTCGATGTGGCTCCGCCGCCCGCCGACCCGCCTCTTCTGGTTCCGCGGCTGGCGGCTCTTCCTCGATCCCCGGCGGCTGCCGAGGAACGCCGCCCGTCTCGTCTCGCTCTTCTGGAACAACATCCTCGCCCAGACCTTCATCCGCCGGCGATCGCGCGTCCGATGGGCGGCGCACTGGCTGATCTTCTGGGGGTGCATTCTCGCGGCGGCGGTCACGTTCCCTCTCTCCTTCGGGTGGATCCGCTTCGAGACCCCGCGCGATTCCCAGAGCGTGTACCAGGCATACGTCTTCGGCATCCACGTCTTTTCGTTCCCGCTCGCGAGCATCGTCGCGCCGCTCGTTTTCAACGTGCTCGACATCTCGGCCTTCCTCGTTCTCGGGGGCATCTTCTTCGCTCTCTGGCGCCGCGGCCGGGATCGGGGCGCCTTCGCGGTGCAGCAGTTCGCCAACGACCTCCTCCCGCTTCTCCTGCTCTTCGCGGTTTCGGCGACCGGCCTCTTCCTCACCGCCTCGACGCACTTCATGAACGGCTTCCATTACGTCTTCCTGTCGCAGATCCACGCCGTGACGGTGATCTTCACGCTCCTCTATCTCCCGTTCGGCAAGTTCTTCCACATCTTCCAGCGTCCGGCGCAGCTCGGCGTGGCGTATTACAAGAAGATCGGGGCGGAGGAGGCGGCGGCGCGGTGCGCCGTGTGCGGCGAGGCGTTCGCGTCCGTGATGCACCGCGAGGACCTCAAGACGGTCGAGAGCGCGCTGGGGATCCGGTATGCGCTCGAGTCGGGCGGCCATTACCAGGACGTCTGCCCGTCCTGCCGGCGGAAAACGCTCGCCGTCGTTCAGGACGGGCTGTGGCGCGCCGGGACGCGGGAGGTCTGA